From the genome of Triticum aestivum cultivar Chinese Spring chromosome 3B, IWGSC CS RefSeq v2.1, whole genome shotgun sequence, one region includes:
- the LOC123069093 gene encoding probable prolyl 4-hydroxylase 7 isoform X1, translating to MLLKVMFSFFQPRGKIGSYHNNIDAGLLFRLADSKDIVVSEIEDRISLWSFIPKVVSEHGESMQILKYGANKSDPKNQETQLSSGANRLVTILMYLSDIKQGGETVFPRSEDTQAKEGTPSDCAGYAVKPVKGNAILLFNSRPDGIADKDSQYEACSVLEGEKWLAIKHMHASKIDKSKRSPASEDDGCTMKMVTVSVGPLPANATRIQCL from the exons ATGTTATTGAAGGTCATGTTTTCATTCTTTCAGCCACGTGGTAAGATAGGGTCATACCATAACAATATTGATGCAGGCCTCCTATTTCGCCTGGCTGATAGCAAG GACATAGTTGTTTCGGAGATTGAAGATAGGATATCATTATGGAGTTTTATTCCAAAAG TGGTCTCAGAGCATGGGGAGAGCATGCAGATTTTGAAGTATGGAGCAAACAAAAGTGACCCTAAAAATCAAGAAACTCAATTGAGCAGTGGTGCCAATAGGCTTGTGACCATTTTGATGTACCTTTCTGATATCAAGCAAGGTGGTGAAACTGTTTTCCCGAGATCCGAG GATACTCAAGCCAAGGAAGGGACACCTTCCGATTGTGCTGGTTACGCAGTTAAACCTGTCAAGGGCAACGCGATTCTGCTGTTCAATTCAAGGCCTGACGGAATCGCCGACAAGGACAGCCAGTATGAGGCCTGTTCTGTCCTTGAAGGGGAGAAATGGCTCGCCATAAAACATATGCATGCCAGCAAGATTGATAAATCAAAACGTTCGCCGGCATCCGAGGATGATGGTTGCACCATGAAGATGGTAACTGTGTCAGTTGGGCCGCTGCCGGCGAATGCAACAAGAATCCAGTGTTTATGA
- the LOC123069093 gene encoding probable prolyl 4-hydroxylase 7 isoform X2 produces MLLKVMFSFFQPRGKIGSYHNNIDAGLLFRLADSKDIVVSEIEDRISLWSFIPKEHGESMQILKYGANKSDPKNQETQLSSGANRLVTILMYLSDIKQGGETVFPRSEDTQAKEGTPSDCAGYAVKPVKGNAILLFNSRPDGIADKDSQYEACSVLEGEKWLAIKHMHASKIDKSKRSPASEDDGCTMKMVTVSVGPLPANATRIQCL; encoded by the exons ATGTTATTGAAGGTCATGTTTTCATTCTTTCAGCCACGTGGTAAGATAGGGTCATACCATAACAATATTGATGCAGGCCTCCTATTTCGCCTGGCTGATAGCAAG GACATAGTTGTTTCGGAGATTGAAGATAGGATATCATTATGGAGTTTTATTCCAAAAG AGCATGGGGAGAGCATGCAGATTTTGAAGTATGGAGCAAACAAAAGTGACCCTAAAAATCAAGAAACTCAATTGAGCAGTGGTGCCAATAGGCTTGTGACCATTTTGATGTACCTTTCTGATATCAAGCAAGGTGGTGAAACTGTTTTCCCGAGATCCGAG GATACTCAAGCCAAGGAAGGGACACCTTCCGATTGTGCTGGTTACGCAGTTAAACCTGTCAAGGGCAACGCGATTCTGCTGTTCAATTCAAGGCCTGACGGAATCGCCGACAAGGACAGCCAGTATGAGGCCTGTTCTGTCCTTGAAGGGGAGAAATGGCTCGCCATAAAACATATGCATGCCAGCAAGATTGATAAATCAAAACGTTCGCCGGCATCCGAGGATGATGGTTGCACCATGAAGATGGTAACTGTGTCAGTTGGGCCGCTGCCGGCGAATGCAACAAGAATCCAGTGTTTATGA